The Juglans regia cultivar Chandler chromosome 16, Walnut 2.0, whole genome shotgun sequence nucleotide sequence acacatgattACGCGGAGGGCTCAAAAACTTAGTATAATGTTGTGCCATAtgctacatacatatatataggtggGCATACATATATGTAGAGATTTACTTCATTTATTTAGATATTTCCACACAGACTGCAGCCAAGCTTTTATACTCATGGCTAAATGAGCATCAGTTGGGTATGAGTTTGAAAGGAGGCTTCACAAGAGCTGGTGCTGGATCATATCTTCCATAGTCTTTTGTGTTGACCCTTAAAAGCCTCTCGTGGATACTGACCTCTTCATCGTGGCGGGATGGTTTCTGTACTGGTATTCCCTATGTatccattaaataaataaataaatatataaaatcacacAATATTGAACTAacaaatctgaaaataaaagaggacGTTGCATGGACGAGTACTTCACCCACATATCACAGTAATTTAATATCTAGCTAAGAGTTTAGTGCTTTTCAAgtttgattattatatatagagaatcATCGATCCATGCAGCTTGGTGCTTTTGATGAAACGGCTAcagaaagaaattaagaacaTGACTCACATCCCAACACAAATAAGGATCAGTGAGTGACAAACCTCATTCATTGTATCCGCTTCTTTAGCCAACTCATTGAAGAACTTGGACTGCCCACCTGCAAAGGCATTTCAAGCATACAAATGGTGTAAGATTCTCCTCTTATCAAGCATATTTGAAGCAGCCAGCATATATGGGAAACGTATGGAAAGTAATGTTCactaaagaaaaaaggaaaaacaacagcttattaattaatttgttcacATGCCTGGCACTAATATGTATAATAAGCATCTGCAGGaaaagaagatcaagatcaaGATCAAACCCATGAACCTTTTCAGGAGCAACTGACATAAAACCCTAACCCCTTCTCTAAAAGAGGCTGCCAGTGATCATGTCAGTACGATTTGCAACAAAGGCTGCAGCAAATTACTTAAAAAGGACCCAAAGACCCACCTGCAATACAAGCTGATAAGAGTGATGCTAAAATGAGGAAGAGGATGCTGAGTTTCTTGAGAAGAATGAGACCCATGTTAGGACACAATTTGTGCTTTTCCTTTTCTCATGCAAGAGATCCTAGACCAAATGATGATTCCTTTCTACACTGTAAGGATCATTAACTTTACTTAGGGTGGGAGTCTTAGAGAGAAGCTGAAAATTGACAGTTAATTAAAAGGAAAGCAAGTTCCATtgctttttagttttaaaattcaaacaaaaagggGAAGGAGACCACTTTTCTGTTGTTGGGGCACGTCTAGCATGTTAGTGGATTGATTGAGGCGAAATGTTAATTTAAGATGATAATCCTGAGATGACGCCTAGTTGAAACTACAAAAACACCCTCAATATTAAAACGAAGTTTGCTATTATTTCCAGATTAATATAAGGAATGAAAGCATTAAAGCAGGAATGCAAGAAATCAGCAAACAGATGATCACTTCAGGATTGCAGAAAATCAGAGAAGAGATTTCATAATCTCAGTACGTGTACATAGCTATTCTAGGAAGTCCAGGCTGTTAGTCAATTGTATTTACTATTGCTCTTTTATTGTAGCATTCTCTAATTCCTTTCTTAGCTTAGTTTCCTTATTTACAGATTGTAACAGCTTGTAATTATTTAGTGTGCACAGACTGTAATCATCCTATATATGTCAATAATATACACCCTCTCTATCTCAACTCGTGAGATAGctttttctcaaaacttctttaattaattcttCTTGATTTCTGTCAAAATCCATCTGCTAGCCATGCATAAGAGATTCCCaagtacatgcatgcattcaaGACAATTAAGGTGGACACATTTCATGAGCGTGCTGTAGTCATTTTCTTGATTCAGAAAATGACATTCATaaaactctatatatatgtgcctCAGAATATGCTTATATGTATGAAGCAGAGCCTAGAATCATTGTATTTTCAGGTTTCAGCTGCATAAGGGTCGAAAGAGACAATGCAGCAGTGCAAACTTGGAAAGCATGCTAGCTTGTGataaattattagattattttacCTACTTATGCTTTTAAAAAACACATTAGGTTGGCATAAAATAGCTTTTCTGGATGATTAGTGCTTTCAATTATCTCTAAAGACAAAGACAACAAACCAAATACCACTAAAAGGACAGTGGTGGAGAATAAAAGAGACACTCTGTGAGgtttataataacaatattttccTTGCTCCCTTTTCTAGCAAAGTGGTATGACGAGACAGACACCTTTCCCCTCATTCAAGCAAATCCTCCCTTCCTATTAGCACTCAATAATTGGGTCAATATTCTACTGATCCCTAGAGGTAGGTTAATTTTTGAAACACCAATGAAGGTTGAACAGCAAATGTGATCAAAGGGTTCTTCAGTTCTATGGTAAAACCTCATGGCCGGTAGGACAGGGATTCTTGTGATATTTTGTCATGATTTCAAGCATGCCAAAGGATGAAACACAGCACTTGGCCAAGGCTCCCTTTTTTTAGTTTACTTGCGGTAAAAGTATGCCATGCGGAACCTAATTTGTGATTGCTTTAACGAACAACCCAGTTTGTGATAACTTTAACAATCATCTCCAAGAGGAACTTTAGATTATTTTAGGGTCGCCTTTGGACTTCCAATAAAGTGATCACTTCTGttcctcttttttccttttcccttcCTTCTCCTtgtccttctttttctttgctgTTTTTCGGTCATGTCAGTAGTCTTCCTTCTTTGACAAGTACagactatatttatatatgagaaaaagaatatttacGAATATGATATACTAACTGCATTACTGATTGGACgttttatatcatttatatttataaaaattttgaatagatCAAAGAATTTCTCGTCACATTAATAAGATTG carries:
- the LOC109013341 gene encoding protein CASPARIAN STRIP INTEGRITY FACTOR 1 isoform X1, translating into MGLILLKKLSILFLILASLLSACIAGGQSKFFNELAKEADTMNEGIPVQKPSRHDEEVSIHERLLRVNTKDYGRYDPAPALVKPPFKLIPN
- the LOC109013341 gene encoding protein CASPARIAN STRIP INTEGRITY FACTOR 1 isoform X2; its protein translation is MGLILLKKLSILFLILASLLSACIAGGQSKFFNELAKEADTMNEKPSRHDEEVSIHERLLRVNTKDYGRYDPAPALVKPPFKLIPN